In Penaeus monodon isolate SGIC_2016 chromosome 43, NSTDA_Pmon_1, whole genome shotgun sequence, one DNA window encodes the following:
- the LOC119568353 gene encoding uncharacterized protein LOC119568353 produces the protein MSGPPKRIHLKDDAQPFAIHMPRLIPLAFQEAVKTELTSMVAQGVIAPVDDDPSPWCHPMVAVAKPNGGVQITTDLWKLNRQVSHPTHPSPTPFAAIRSVDPKARYFSTIDALCGYWQIPLAEDQHLTTFIIPQRRYCYLRDPMAFAAMPFAFVAIGPCRE, from the coding sequence ATGTCGGGCCCTCCCAAGAGGATCCACCTGAAGGACGATGCACAGCCCTTCGCCATCCACATGCCCAGGTTGATTCCTTTAGCTTTCCAGGAGGCTGTGAAGACAGAGCTCACATCTATGGTGGCTCAGGGAGTTATTGCTCCAGTTGACGATGACCCGTCACCCTGGTGCCACCCCATGGTGGCAGTAGCCAAACCCAACGGAGGAGTACAGATCACAACTGATCTATGGAAACTTAATAGACAAGTGTCCCACCCTACACATCCCTCACCTACGCCATTTGCAGCAATCCGAAGTGTGGACCCTAAAGCCAGATACTTCTCAACAATAGATGCCCTGTGTGGGTACTGGCAAATCCCATTAGCAGAGGACCAACATCTGACTACTTTCATTATTCCACAGAGAAGATACTGCTACCTCCGTGACCCCATGGCTTTTGCAGCCATGCCTTTTGCCTTCGTGGCGATAGGGCCCTGCAGGGAGTGA